ACAAAAATGATATAATATCCATCTGAGAGCTGAACTAAAAAATTTACGGAGGAGGAAATCTTTTGTCTGTCAGGGTACGGTTTGCCCCCAGTCCGACGGGGCCTTTACATATTGGAGGAGCTAGATCGGCACTTTTTAACTGGCTGTATGCCCGGCATCACGGCGGTCAGTTTATTGTAAGGATTGAAGATACTGACCTGGAGAGATCCTCCAGAGAATCGGAAGAAAATATCTTAAATGCTCTGCGTTGGCTGGGCATTGATTGGGATGAGGGTATTGCCGTAGGAGGGCCCAATGCACCCTATCGGCAAACAGAACGTTTAGAGATGTACCGTCAGTTGGCTAAAGAGCTTCAGGAACGGGGCTATGCCTATGAGTGCTACTGCAGCGAAGAAGAATTGGCAGCCGAACGGGAAGCCCTGATGGCCAAGGGGGAATTACCGCGCTACCTGGGGCGCTGCCGTAATCTTTCTGCCGAAGATAAGGCTAAGTATGAGGCGGCAGGTCGTCGACCGGTGATTCGTTTTAAGGTGCCTGAAAACCAAATTATAACCATTAATGACCATGTCAGGGGTCAGGTTGAGTTTGAAAGTAATGGCATTGGCGACTTTGTTATTATGAAGTCCGATAACATTCCTACCTATAATTTTGCCGTGGTGGTGGATGACCATGATATGGCCATCACCCATGTGATTCGGGCAGAGGAGCACTTATCCAATACCCCCCGGCAAATATTAATTTATGACGCCCTGGGCTGGACTAAGCCGGAGTTTGCCCACATCTCTTTAATTTTAGGTAAAGACCGCAGTAAGATGAGTAAGCGCCACGGCGCCACTTCCATTGAACAGTATGAAAAATTAGGGTATCTGCCAGAGGCGTTGGTCAACTTTTTAGCCCTACTGGGTTGGTCTCCCCAGGGTGAGGAAGAGATTCTCTCCCTGGAGGAAATAACTGAGCAGTTTTCTCTGGACCGCGTAGCCAAAAACCCGGCAGTATTTGATATTGATAAATTAAATTGGCTTAACGGACAATATATTCGCAATTACCCAGTGCCTAAACTGACTAAGTTAGCCATACCCTATCTACAGGAGGCTGGCTATCTGACTGAAGAAGTGACCGAGGAAAAACTGGCCTGGTTAGAGCAAGTGGTGGCCATTGCCAGAAACTATATTTCCTATCTGCAAGAAATTCCCCAGCATGTGGCTATCTTTTTCCAAGACCAGGTGAAGGTGGAGGATGAGGATGCCAAAGAGGTGCTAACCTGGGAACAAATGCCGGTGGTGATGCAAACTGCTGCAACCCTGTTTGCTGAAGCGGAGGAACTAACCGAAGACTCGGTTAAAGCCATCATCAAAGCCATTGGCAAGCAGTCCGGTTTGAAGGGTAAATTTATTTTCCAACCCCTGCGGGTGGCCATAACCGGCCGAACCCACGGGCCGGAGTTGCATCAGATAATTCCGGTTATTGGCAAAGAGCGGACTCTTGCCAGGATATACGCTGCCATGCAGTAAAGGTGCCGGCAGCCCTTGGCTAAAAAGCGACGGGCTGAAGTTAGCCGTAAAAGCGCTGAGAAAGCTAACTTGGTTTAAATAAGTGCTTGAATAAAGAGGTGATCCCCCGTGTTTGGCCGGATAAAAAAAGAGATAAATGCCATATTTGAACGGGACCCGGCGGCAAAAAGCGTGTTGGAGGTCTTGCTATGTTATCCCGGTCTGCACGCCATACTCATGCACCGGGTGGCCCACGCTTTACATCGCAAGGGATTTATTGTGCTGGCGCGTTTTATCTCCCAGGTTTCCCGGTTTTTGACCGGCATTGAAATACACCCGGGGGCTAAAATTGGCGAGGGTCTTTTTATTGACCACGGTTCGGGAGTGGTTATTGGCGAAACGGCAGAGATTGGGGACAATGTAACCATTTATCAGGGGGTTACCTTGGGAGGGACAGGCAAAGAAAAGGGTAAACGCCATCCCACCATTGGGAATAACGTGGTAATTAGTTCCGGGGCCAAGGTTTTGGGTTCCTTTTCTGTAGGCGATAATGTCAAGATTGGTGCAGGCTCGGTGGTGCTCAAGCCGGTGCCGCCTAATTGTACCGTGGTGGGTGTGCCCGGGCGTATTGTGATACAGGA
This region of Desulforamulus ferrireducens genomic DNA includes:
- the gltX gene encoding glutamate--tRNA ligase, giving the protein MSVRVRFAPSPTGPLHIGGARSALFNWLYARHHGGQFIVRIEDTDLERSSRESEENILNALRWLGIDWDEGIAVGGPNAPYRQTERLEMYRQLAKELQERGYAYECYCSEEELAAEREALMAKGELPRYLGRCRNLSAEDKAKYEAAGRRPVIRFKVPENQIITINDHVRGQVEFESNGIGDFVIMKSDNIPTYNFAVVVDDHDMAITHVIRAEEHLSNTPRQILIYDALGWTKPEFAHISLILGKDRSKMSKRHGATSIEQYEKLGYLPEALVNFLALLGWSPQGEEEILSLEEITEQFSLDRVAKNPAVFDIDKLNWLNGQYIRNYPVPKLTKLAIPYLQEAGYLTEEVTEEKLAWLEQVVAIARNYISYLQEIPQHVAIFFQDQVKVEDEDAKEVLTWEQMPVVMQTAATLFAEAEELTEDSVKAIIKAIGKQSGLKGKFIFQPLRVAITGRTHGPELHQIIPVIGKERTLARIYAAMQ
- the cysE gene encoding serine O-acetyltransferase: MFGRIKKEINAIFERDPAAKSVLEVLLCYPGLHAILMHRVAHALHRKGFIVLARFISQVSRFLTGIEIHPGAKIGEGLFIDHGSGVVIGETAEIGDNVTIYQGVTLGGTGKEKGKRHPTIGNNVVISSGAKVLGSFSVGDNVKIGAGSVVLKPVPPNCTVVGVPGRIVIQDGQKVGSAYPPDLRHDQLPDPIADMLGQMQNEIDRLKQKVNELERECCQLKAKAEGAKE